A single window of Colletes latitarsis isolate SP2378_abdomen chromosome 11, iyColLati1, whole genome shotgun sequence DNA harbors:
- the Eag gene encoding potassium voltage-gated channel protein ether a go-go isoform X2, with protein MPGGRRGLVAPQNTFLENIIRRSSSQPDSSFLLANAQIVDFPIVYCNESFCKISGYNRAEVMQKSCRCGFMYGELTDKGTIARIEECLESQIHDQFEILLYKKNSAPRGMSSTGSQKSARKTHHVNKRRHTYKDRRTIPGPKGGHIERTLFSLPPSLDFKKPLWLLLQIAPIKNERDLVVLFLLTFRDITALKQPIEADDSKGGLSKFAKLARSVTRSRSVLVSQFSSHLPALKDSAIPTTGKQSHLAHMMSLSSDVMPQYRQEAPKTPPHILLHYCAFKAIWDWIILCLTFYTAIMVPYNVAFKNKTSEDVSLLVVDSIVDVIFFIDIVLNFHTTFVGPGGEVVSDPKVIRMNYLKSWFIIDLFSCLPYDVFNAFDHDEDGIGSLFSALKVVRLLRLGRVVRKLDRYLEYGAAMLILLLCFYMLVAHWLACVWYSIGRSDADNGVQYSWLWKLANVTQSPYSYLWTNTSTAPELVAGPSRRTMYVTALYFTMTCMTSVGFGNVAAETDNEKIFTICMMIIAALLYATIFGHVTTIIQQMTSATAKYHDMLNNVREFMKLHEVPKALSERVMDYVVSTWAMTKGLDTDKVLNYCPKDMKADICVHLNRKVFNEHPAFRLASDGCLRALAMHFTMSHSAPGDLLYHTGESIDSLCFIVTGSLEVIQDDEVVAILGKGDVFGDSFWTNPSVGQSAANVRALTYCDLHTIKRDRLLEVLDFYQTFTNSFARNLVLTYNLSHRLIFRKVADVRREKELAERRKNEPQLDQAQDHLVRKILSRFKTDGEPQIGVTRAANGRSQQDSDEELTVNVLPPWPSFRFRREKHTADVEKGDGKDGKDSKEGESSHSRKLSTTDENTTVKARPGKWGRLLGSASLDSGSETGTGVDTFKRSLSARDARPSSSAGSNKVFPKFGKLSGTIEESGDTEVAKESQQPQQPPAAADTKQLQLRRLESYDDGLITTQTSHDREILAAVLEVKVDLKLEVQRVNQRLAKIEDILQTLMNRLPTISPPQPKVTFATGSNGSSQPQSSSSCQQATQTLSGNGIAEQKVSIATTSVSTMASEGYREQGTTTERSSKPQEQHHHHHHHHHQSQQSDRLKDTDYKSSSREVSKELLERLTQASTSRGDDSTPLGPLILRKRRSKSRNKGAAPLAPLATQPISPSEATETTQMLECTDDREPSAADRSDRKRPPPRPREYL; from the exons ctgACAGCAGTTTTCTCCTGGCGAACGCTCAGATCGTCGACTTCCCTATTGTCTATTGCAACGAAAGCTTTTGCAAAATCTCTGGCTATAATCGTGCCGAG GTTATGCAAAAGTCCTGCCGCTGCGGATTCATGTACGGGGAGTTGACGGACAAAGGGACGATCGCCAGGATCGAGGAATGCCTCGAGAGCCAGATTCACGATCAATTCGAAATCCTGCTGTACAAGAAGAACA GTGCCCCACGAGGTATGTCTAGCACAGGTTCGCAAAAGAGTGCTCGAAAGACCCACCA CGTCAACAAGAGACGACACACATACAAGGATCGTCGAACGATCCCTGGACCAAAGGGCGGCCATATTGAGAGGACACTATTCAGCCTCCCGCCTTCTCTTGATTTCA AAAAACCACTATGGCTGCTTCTGCAAATAGCGCCGATAAAAAACGAACGGGACCTGGTGGTCCTGTTCCTCCTTACATTCCGGGATATCACCGCCCTGAAGCAGCCGATCGAGGCGGACGACAGCAAGGGTGGCCTCTCGAAATTCGCGAAGCTTGCCAGATCGGTGACCAGGTCCAGGTCTGTTCTCGTCTCGCAGTTCAGCTCCCACCTGCCAGCCCTCAAGGATTCCGCGATACCGACTACCGGGAAACAGTCGCATTTAGCTCAT ATGATGTCTTTAAGCAGCGACGTTATGCCGCAATACAGACAAGAGGCGCCGAAGACTCCGCCTCACATTTTGTTACATTACTGCGCGTTCAAGGCGATCTGGGATTGGATCATTTTGTGTTTGACCTTTTACACGGCCATCATGGTACCCTACAACGTCGCCTTCAAAAACAAGACCAGCGAGGACGTATCCCTGTTGGTCGTCGACAGTATCGTCGACGTCATATTCTTCATCGACATTGTCCTCAACTTTCACACAACGTTCGTTGGTCCTGGCGGTGAGGTGGTGTCCGACCCAAAG GTGATCAGGATGAACTACCTGAAATCGTGGTTCATCATCGACCTGTTCAGCTGCCTTCCGTACGACGTGTTCAACGCGTTCGACCACGACGAGGACGGGATTGGCAGCCTGTTCTCCGCCCTGAAGGTGGTGCGTCTGCTCCGACTGGGTCGCGTGGTTCGCAAACTAGACCGGTATCTGGAGTATGGAGCCGCGATGCTCATTCTTCTGCTCTGTTTCTACATGTTGGTTGCTCACTGGCTGGCCTGTGTCTG GTACTCGATAGGAAGGTCGGACGCCGACAACGGAGTTCAGTATTCTTGGCTGTGGAAGCTGGCGAACGTCACCCAATCACCGTACAGCTATTTGTGGACCAATACCAGCACGGCGCCGGAGCTCGTGGCTGGCCCGTCGAGGAGGACCATGTATGTCACCGCGTTGTACTTCACGATGACCTGCATGACCTCGGTGGGCTTCGGAAACGTCGCCGCGGAGACCGACAACGAAAAGATCTTTACCATTTGCATGATGATCATCGCTG CCCTATTGTACGCTACGATCTTCGGTCACGTCACCACGATAATCCAACAAATGACATCCGCCACCGCCAAGTACCACGACATGCTGAACAACGTGAGGGAGTTCATGAAGCTACACGAGGTGCCGAAAGCCCTTAGCGAGCGCGTCATGGATTATGTTGTGAGCACCTGGGCGATGACCAAGGGCCTAGATACGGACAAAGTGCTCAACTACTGCCCCAAAGACATGAAAGCTGACATCTGTGTTCACCTAAACAGAAAGGTCTTCAACGAACACCCAGCGTTCAG GTTGGCCTCCGACGGTTGCCTGCGCGCGTTAGCAATGCATTTTACAATGTCGCACAGCGCTCCCGGCGATTTACTTTATCACACCGGCGAATCGATCGATTCCCTGTGCTTCATCGTAACTGGAAGCCTCGAAGTCATACAGGACGACGAGGTGGTGGCGATTCTTGGTAAGGGTGACGTGTTCGGGGACAGCTTCTGGACGAACCCGTCCGTGGGCCAGAGCGCTGCCAACGTTCGAGCCCTAACCTACTGTGACCTTCACACGATCAAGAGGGATCGTCTACTGGAGGTCCTGGATTTTTATCAAACCTTTACGAACTCCTTCGCCAGGAACCTCGTCCTAACCTACAACCTGAGTCATCGG CTAATATTCCGGAAGGTGGCCGACGTCCGTCGGGAAAAGGAGCTGGCGGAGAGGAGGAAAAACGAGCCCCAGCTGGATCAAGCGCAGGATCATCTGGTGCGCAAAATTTTGTCGAG GTTCAAGACCGACGGGGAACCCCAGATTGGCGTGACCAGGGCCGCAAACGGACGGTCCCAGCAGGATTCCGACGAGGAGCTCACCGTGAACGTCCTGCCGCCCTGGCCCAGTTTTAG GTTCCGTAGGGAGAAACACACTGCCGACGTGGAAAAGGGCGACGGGAAGGACGGCAAGGACAGCAAGGAGGGGGAATCCTCGCATTCCAGGAAACTCTCCACGACAGACGAGAACACTACTGTCAAAGCACGACCGGGAAAGTGGGGACGGTTGTTAG GTAGCGCTAGTTTGGACTCTGGGAGCGAAACGGGGACTGGCGTGGACACGTTCAAACGGTCGCTGAGCGCGAGGGACGCGCGTCCCAGCTCGAGCGCCGGCAGCAACAAAGTGTTCCCGAAGTTTGGCAAGCTGAGCGGCACCATCGAAGAGTCGGGCGACACGGAGGTGGCAAAGGAGAGCCAGCAGCCACAGCAACCACCAGCCGCCGCGGACACGAAGCAGCTGCAACTACGCCGGCTGGAGAGCTACGACGACGGTCTGATCACAACGCAAACGAGCCACGACCGCGAGATTCTGGCCGCGGTGCTGGAGGTGAAGGTAGACTTGAAACTGGAGGTGCAACGAGTGAACCAGAGGCTGGCCAAGATCGAGGACATCCTGCAAACGTTGATGAATCGGTTACCGACGATCAGCCCGCCGCAGCCAAAGGTCACGTTCGCGACCGGTAGCAACGGTTCTAGTCAGCCTCAGAGCTCGTCCAGTTGCCAGCAAGCCACGCAGACGTTGAGCGGCAACGGTATCGCCGAACAGAAGGTGTCGATAGCGACCACGTCCGTGTCCACCATGGCCAGCGAAGGCTATAGAGAGCAGGGTACCACCACCGAGCGCAGTTCGAAGCCCCAGGAGCAGCATCATCATCATCACCATCATCACCATCAGTCGCAACAGTCGGACAGGCTGAAGGACACTGATTACAAGAGCTCGTCGCGAGAAGTGAGCAAAGAGCTGCTCGAGAGGCTCACGCAGGCGTCCACGTCGCGCGGGGATGACTCCACGCCGTTGGGGCCGCTGATACTGCGAAAGCGAAGGAGCAAGTCGCGGAACAAGGGTGCAGCGCCGTTGGCTCCGCTCGCCACTCAGCCGATCAGCCCGTCCGAGGCCACGGAGACTACACAGATGCTCGAATGCACCGACGACAGGGAACCGAGCGCCGCGGACAGGTCCGACAGGAAGAGGCCTCCGCCCAGGCCCAGAGAGTACTTGTGA
- the Eag gene encoding potassium voltage-gated channel protein ether a go-go isoform X4: MPGGRRGLVAPQNTFLENIIRRSSSQPDSSFLLANAQIVDFPIVYCNESFCKISGYNRAEVMQKSCRCGFMYGELTDKGTIARIEECLESQIHDQFEILLYKKNSAPRGMSSTGSQKSARKTHHVNKRRHTYKDRRTIPGPKGGHIERTLFSLPPSLDFKKPLWLLLQIAPIKNERDLVVLFLLTFRDITALKQPIEADDSKGGLSKFAKLARSVTRSRSVLVSQFSSHLPALKDSAIPTTGKQSHLAHMMSLSSDVMPQYRQEAPKTPPHILLHYCAFKAIWDWIILCLTFYTAIMVPYNVAFKNKTSEDVSLLVVDSIVDVIFFIDIVLNFHTTFVGPGGEVVSDPKVIRMNYLKSWFIIDLFSCLPYDVFNAFDHDEDGIGSLFSALKVVRLLRLGRVVRKLDRYLEYGAAMLILLLCFYMLVAHWLACVWYSIGRSDADNGVQYSWLWKLANVTQSPYSYLWTNTSTAPELVAGPSRRTMYVTALYFTMTCMTSVGFGNVAAETDNEKIFTICMMIIAALLYATIFGHVTTIIQQMTSATAKYHDMLNNVREFMKLHEVPKALSERVMDYVVSTWAMTKGLDTDKVLNYCPKDMKADICVHLNRKVFNEHPAFRLASDGCLRALAMHFTMSHSAPGDLLYHTGESIDSLCFIVTGSLEVIQDDEVVAILGKGDVFGDSFWTNPSVGQSAANVRALTYCDLHTIKRDRLLEVLDFYQTFTNSFARNLVLTYNLSHRLIFRKVADVRREKELAERRKNEPQLDQAQDHLVRKILSRFRREKHTADVEKGDGKDGKDSKEGESSHSRKLSTTDENTTVKARPGKWGRLLGSASLDSGSETGTGVDTFKRSLSARDARPSSSAGSNKVFPKFGKLSGTIEESGDTEVAKESQQPQQPPAAADTKQLQLRRLESYDDGLITTQTSHDREILAAVLEVKVDLKLEVQRVNQRLAKIEDILQTLMNRLPTISPPQPKVTFATGSNGSSQPQSSSSCQQATQTLSGNGIAEQKVSIATTSVSTMASEGYREQGTTTERSSKPQEQHHHHHHHHHQSQQSDRLKDTDYKSSSREVSKELLERLTQASTSRGDDSTPLGPLILRKRRSKSRNKGAAPLAPLATQPISPSEATETTQMLECTDDREPSAADRSDRKRPPPRPREYL; encoded by the exons ctgACAGCAGTTTTCTCCTGGCGAACGCTCAGATCGTCGACTTCCCTATTGTCTATTGCAACGAAAGCTTTTGCAAAATCTCTGGCTATAATCGTGCCGAG GTTATGCAAAAGTCCTGCCGCTGCGGATTCATGTACGGGGAGTTGACGGACAAAGGGACGATCGCCAGGATCGAGGAATGCCTCGAGAGCCAGATTCACGATCAATTCGAAATCCTGCTGTACAAGAAGAACA GTGCCCCACGAGGTATGTCTAGCACAGGTTCGCAAAAGAGTGCTCGAAAGACCCACCA CGTCAACAAGAGACGACACACATACAAGGATCGTCGAACGATCCCTGGACCAAAGGGCGGCCATATTGAGAGGACACTATTCAGCCTCCCGCCTTCTCTTGATTTCA AAAAACCACTATGGCTGCTTCTGCAAATAGCGCCGATAAAAAACGAACGGGACCTGGTGGTCCTGTTCCTCCTTACATTCCGGGATATCACCGCCCTGAAGCAGCCGATCGAGGCGGACGACAGCAAGGGTGGCCTCTCGAAATTCGCGAAGCTTGCCAGATCGGTGACCAGGTCCAGGTCTGTTCTCGTCTCGCAGTTCAGCTCCCACCTGCCAGCCCTCAAGGATTCCGCGATACCGACTACCGGGAAACAGTCGCATTTAGCTCAT ATGATGTCTTTAAGCAGCGACGTTATGCCGCAATACAGACAAGAGGCGCCGAAGACTCCGCCTCACATTTTGTTACATTACTGCGCGTTCAAGGCGATCTGGGATTGGATCATTTTGTGTTTGACCTTTTACACGGCCATCATGGTACCCTACAACGTCGCCTTCAAAAACAAGACCAGCGAGGACGTATCCCTGTTGGTCGTCGACAGTATCGTCGACGTCATATTCTTCATCGACATTGTCCTCAACTTTCACACAACGTTCGTTGGTCCTGGCGGTGAGGTGGTGTCCGACCCAAAG GTGATCAGGATGAACTACCTGAAATCGTGGTTCATCATCGACCTGTTCAGCTGCCTTCCGTACGACGTGTTCAACGCGTTCGACCACGACGAGGACGGGATTGGCAGCCTGTTCTCCGCCCTGAAGGTGGTGCGTCTGCTCCGACTGGGTCGCGTGGTTCGCAAACTAGACCGGTATCTGGAGTATGGAGCCGCGATGCTCATTCTTCTGCTCTGTTTCTACATGTTGGTTGCTCACTGGCTGGCCTGTGTCTG GTACTCGATAGGAAGGTCGGACGCCGACAACGGAGTTCAGTATTCTTGGCTGTGGAAGCTGGCGAACGTCACCCAATCACCGTACAGCTATTTGTGGACCAATACCAGCACGGCGCCGGAGCTCGTGGCTGGCCCGTCGAGGAGGACCATGTATGTCACCGCGTTGTACTTCACGATGACCTGCATGACCTCGGTGGGCTTCGGAAACGTCGCCGCGGAGACCGACAACGAAAAGATCTTTACCATTTGCATGATGATCATCGCTG CCCTATTGTACGCTACGATCTTCGGTCACGTCACCACGATAATCCAACAAATGACATCCGCCACCGCCAAGTACCACGACATGCTGAACAACGTGAGGGAGTTCATGAAGCTACACGAGGTGCCGAAAGCCCTTAGCGAGCGCGTCATGGATTATGTTGTGAGCACCTGGGCGATGACCAAGGGCCTAGATACGGACAAAGTGCTCAACTACTGCCCCAAAGACATGAAAGCTGACATCTGTGTTCACCTAAACAGAAAGGTCTTCAACGAACACCCAGCGTTCAG GTTGGCCTCCGACGGTTGCCTGCGCGCGTTAGCAATGCATTTTACAATGTCGCACAGCGCTCCCGGCGATTTACTTTATCACACCGGCGAATCGATCGATTCCCTGTGCTTCATCGTAACTGGAAGCCTCGAAGTCATACAGGACGACGAGGTGGTGGCGATTCTTGGTAAGGGTGACGTGTTCGGGGACAGCTTCTGGACGAACCCGTCCGTGGGCCAGAGCGCTGCCAACGTTCGAGCCCTAACCTACTGTGACCTTCACACGATCAAGAGGGATCGTCTACTGGAGGTCCTGGATTTTTATCAAACCTTTACGAACTCCTTCGCCAGGAACCTCGTCCTAACCTACAACCTGAGTCATCGG CTAATATTCCGGAAGGTGGCCGACGTCCGTCGGGAAAAGGAGCTGGCGGAGAGGAGGAAAAACGAGCCCCAGCTGGATCAAGCGCAGGATCATCTGGTGCGCAAAATTTTGTCGAG GTTCCGTAGGGAGAAACACACTGCCGACGTGGAAAAGGGCGACGGGAAGGACGGCAAGGACAGCAAGGAGGGGGAATCCTCGCATTCCAGGAAACTCTCCACGACAGACGAGAACACTACTGTCAAAGCACGACCGGGAAAGTGGGGACGGTTGTTAG GTAGCGCTAGTTTGGACTCTGGGAGCGAAACGGGGACTGGCGTGGACACGTTCAAACGGTCGCTGAGCGCGAGGGACGCGCGTCCCAGCTCGAGCGCCGGCAGCAACAAAGTGTTCCCGAAGTTTGGCAAGCTGAGCGGCACCATCGAAGAGTCGGGCGACACGGAGGTGGCAAAGGAGAGCCAGCAGCCACAGCAACCACCAGCCGCCGCGGACACGAAGCAGCTGCAACTACGCCGGCTGGAGAGCTACGACGACGGTCTGATCACAACGCAAACGAGCCACGACCGCGAGATTCTGGCCGCGGTGCTGGAGGTGAAGGTAGACTTGAAACTGGAGGTGCAACGAGTGAACCAGAGGCTGGCCAAGATCGAGGACATCCTGCAAACGTTGATGAATCGGTTACCGACGATCAGCCCGCCGCAGCCAAAGGTCACGTTCGCGACCGGTAGCAACGGTTCTAGTCAGCCTCAGAGCTCGTCCAGTTGCCAGCAAGCCACGCAGACGTTGAGCGGCAACGGTATCGCCGAACAGAAGGTGTCGATAGCGACCACGTCCGTGTCCACCATGGCCAGCGAAGGCTATAGAGAGCAGGGTACCACCACCGAGCGCAGTTCGAAGCCCCAGGAGCAGCATCATCATCATCACCATCATCACCATCAGTCGCAACAGTCGGACAGGCTGAAGGACACTGATTACAAGAGCTCGTCGCGAGAAGTGAGCAAAGAGCTGCTCGAGAGGCTCACGCAGGCGTCCACGTCGCGCGGGGATGACTCCACGCCGTTGGGGCCGCTGATACTGCGAAAGCGAAGGAGCAAGTCGCGGAACAAGGGTGCAGCGCCGTTGGCTCCGCTCGCCACTCAGCCGATCAGCCCGTCCGAGGCCACGGAGACTACACAGATGCTCGAATGCACCGACGACAGGGAACCGAGCGCCGCGGACAGGTCCGACAGGAAGAGGCCTCCGCCCAGGCCCAGAGAGTACTTGTGA
- the Eag gene encoding potassium voltage-gated channel protein ether a go-go isoform X3, giving the protein MPGGRRGLVAPQNTFLENIIRRSSSQPDSSFLLANAQIVDFPIVYCNESFCKISGYNRAEVMQKSCRCGFMYGELTDKGTIARIEECLESQIHDQFEILLYKKNSAPRGMSSTGSQKSARKTHHVNKRRHTYKDRRTIPGPKGGHIERTLFSLPPSLDFKKPLWLLLQIAPIKNERDLVVLFLLTFRDITALKQPIEADDSKGGLSKFAKLARSVTRSRSVLVSQFSSHLPALKDSAIPTTGKQSHLAHMMSLSSDVMPQYRQEAPKTPPHILLHYCAFKAIWDWIILCLTFYTAIMVPYNVAFKNKTSEDVSLLVVDSIVDVIFFIDIVLNFHTTFVGPGGEVVSDPKVIRMNYLKSWFIIDLFSCLPYDVFNAFDHDEDGIGSLFSALKVVRLLRLGRVVRKLDRYLEYGAAMLILLLCFYMLVAHWLACVWYVTLRYSIGRSDADNGVQYSWLWKLANVTQSPYSYLWTNTSTAPELVAGPSRRTMYVTALYFTMTCMTSVGFGNVAAETDNEKIFTICMMIIAALLYATIFGHVTTIIQQMTSATAKYHDMLNNVREFMKLHEVPKALSERVMDYVVSTWAMTKGLDTDKVLNYCPKDMKADICVHLNRKVFNEHPAFRLASDGCLRALAMHFTMSHSAPGDLLYHTGESIDSLCFIVTGSLEVIQDDEVVAILGKGDVFGDSFWTNPSVGQSAANVRALTYCDLHTIKRDRLLEVLDFYQTFTNSFARNLVLTYNLSHRLIFRKVADVRREKELAERRKNEPQLDQAQDHLVRKILSRFRREKHTADVEKGDGKDGKDSKEGESSHSRKLSTTDENTTVKARPGKWGRLLGSASLDSGSETGTGVDTFKRSLSARDARPSSSAGSNKVFPKFGKLSGTIEESGDTEVAKESQQPQQPPAAADTKQLQLRRLESYDDGLITTQTSHDREILAAVLEVKVDLKLEVQRVNQRLAKIEDILQTLMNRLPTISPPQPKVTFATGSNGSSQPQSSSSCQQATQTLSGNGIAEQKVSIATTSVSTMASEGYREQGTTTERSSKPQEQHHHHHHHHHQSQQSDRLKDTDYKSSSREVSKELLERLTQASTSRGDDSTPLGPLILRKRRSKSRNKGAAPLAPLATQPISPSEATETTQMLECTDDREPSAADRSDRKRPPPRPREYL; this is encoded by the exons ctgACAGCAGTTTTCTCCTGGCGAACGCTCAGATCGTCGACTTCCCTATTGTCTATTGCAACGAAAGCTTTTGCAAAATCTCTGGCTATAATCGTGCCGAG GTTATGCAAAAGTCCTGCCGCTGCGGATTCATGTACGGGGAGTTGACGGACAAAGGGACGATCGCCAGGATCGAGGAATGCCTCGAGAGCCAGATTCACGATCAATTCGAAATCCTGCTGTACAAGAAGAACA GTGCCCCACGAGGTATGTCTAGCACAGGTTCGCAAAAGAGTGCTCGAAAGACCCACCA CGTCAACAAGAGACGACACACATACAAGGATCGTCGAACGATCCCTGGACCAAAGGGCGGCCATATTGAGAGGACACTATTCAGCCTCCCGCCTTCTCTTGATTTCA AAAAACCACTATGGCTGCTTCTGCAAATAGCGCCGATAAAAAACGAACGGGACCTGGTGGTCCTGTTCCTCCTTACATTCCGGGATATCACCGCCCTGAAGCAGCCGATCGAGGCGGACGACAGCAAGGGTGGCCTCTCGAAATTCGCGAAGCTTGCCAGATCGGTGACCAGGTCCAGGTCTGTTCTCGTCTCGCAGTTCAGCTCCCACCTGCCAGCCCTCAAGGATTCCGCGATACCGACTACCGGGAAACAGTCGCATTTAGCTCAT ATGATGTCTTTAAGCAGCGACGTTATGCCGCAATACAGACAAGAGGCGCCGAAGACTCCGCCTCACATTTTGTTACATTACTGCGCGTTCAAGGCGATCTGGGATTGGATCATTTTGTGTTTGACCTTTTACACGGCCATCATGGTACCCTACAACGTCGCCTTCAAAAACAAGACCAGCGAGGACGTATCCCTGTTGGTCGTCGACAGTATCGTCGACGTCATATTCTTCATCGACATTGTCCTCAACTTTCACACAACGTTCGTTGGTCCTGGCGGTGAGGTGGTGTCCGACCCAAAG GTGATCAGGATGAACTACCTGAAATCGTGGTTCATCATCGACCTGTTCAGCTGCCTTCCGTACGACGTGTTCAACGCGTTCGACCACGACGAGGACGGGATTGGCAGCCTGTTCTCCGCCCTGAAGGTGGTGCGTCTGCTCCGACTGGGTCGCGTGGTTCGCAAACTAGACCGGTATCTGGAGTATGGAGCCGCGATGCTCATTCTTCTGCTCTGTTTCTACATGTTGGTTGCTCACTGGCTGGCCTGTGTCTGGTACGTCACTTTAAG GTACTCGATAGGAAGGTCGGACGCCGACAACGGAGTTCAGTATTCTTGGCTGTGGAAGCTGGCGAACGTCACCCAATCACCGTACAGCTATTTGTGGACCAATACCAGCACGGCGCCGGAGCTCGTGGCTGGCCCGTCGAGGAGGACCATGTATGTCACCGCGTTGTACTTCACGATGACCTGCATGACCTCGGTGGGCTTCGGAAACGTCGCCGCGGAGACCGACAACGAAAAGATCTTTACCATTTGCATGATGATCATCGCTG CCCTATTGTACGCTACGATCTTCGGTCACGTCACCACGATAATCCAACAAATGACATCCGCCACCGCCAAGTACCACGACATGCTGAACAACGTGAGGGAGTTCATGAAGCTACACGAGGTGCCGAAAGCCCTTAGCGAGCGCGTCATGGATTATGTTGTGAGCACCTGGGCGATGACCAAGGGCCTAGATACGGACAAAGTGCTCAACTACTGCCCCAAAGACATGAAAGCTGACATCTGTGTTCACCTAAACAGAAAGGTCTTCAACGAACACCCAGCGTTCAG GTTGGCCTCCGACGGTTGCCTGCGCGCGTTAGCAATGCATTTTACAATGTCGCACAGCGCTCCCGGCGATTTACTTTATCACACCGGCGAATCGATCGATTCCCTGTGCTTCATCGTAACTGGAAGCCTCGAAGTCATACAGGACGACGAGGTGGTGGCGATTCTTGGTAAGGGTGACGTGTTCGGGGACAGCTTCTGGACGAACCCGTCCGTGGGCCAGAGCGCTGCCAACGTTCGAGCCCTAACCTACTGTGACCTTCACACGATCAAGAGGGATCGTCTACTGGAGGTCCTGGATTTTTATCAAACCTTTACGAACTCCTTCGCCAGGAACCTCGTCCTAACCTACAACCTGAGTCATCGG CTAATATTCCGGAAGGTGGCCGACGTCCGTCGGGAAAAGGAGCTGGCGGAGAGGAGGAAAAACGAGCCCCAGCTGGATCAAGCGCAGGATCATCTGGTGCGCAAAATTTTGTCGAG GTTCCGTAGGGAGAAACACACTGCCGACGTGGAAAAGGGCGACGGGAAGGACGGCAAGGACAGCAAGGAGGGGGAATCCTCGCATTCCAGGAAACTCTCCACGACAGACGAGAACACTACTGTCAAAGCACGACCGGGAAAGTGGGGACGGTTGTTAG GTAGCGCTAGTTTGGACTCTGGGAGCGAAACGGGGACTGGCGTGGACACGTTCAAACGGTCGCTGAGCGCGAGGGACGCGCGTCCCAGCTCGAGCGCCGGCAGCAACAAAGTGTTCCCGAAGTTTGGCAAGCTGAGCGGCACCATCGAAGAGTCGGGCGACACGGAGGTGGCAAAGGAGAGCCAGCAGCCACAGCAACCACCAGCCGCCGCGGACACGAAGCAGCTGCAACTACGCCGGCTGGAGAGCTACGACGACGGTCTGATCACAACGCAAACGAGCCACGACCGCGAGATTCTGGCCGCGGTGCTGGAGGTGAAGGTAGACTTGAAACTGGAGGTGCAACGAGTGAACCAGAGGCTGGCCAAGATCGAGGACATCCTGCAAACGTTGATGAATCGGTTACCGACGATCAGCCCGCCGCAGCCAAAGGTCACGTTCGCGACCGGTAGCAACGGTTCTAGTCAGCCTCAGAGCTCGTCCAGTTGCCAGCAAGCCACGCAGACGTTGAGCGGCAACGGTATCGCCGAACAGAAGGTGTCGATAGCGACCACGTCCGTGTCCACCATGGCCAGCGAAGGCTATAGAGAGCAGGGTACCACCACCGAGCGCAGTTCGAAGCCCCAGGAGCAGCATCATCATCATCACCATCATCACCATCAGTCGCAACAGTCGGACAGGCTGAAGGACACTGATTACAAGAGCTCGTCGCGAGAAGTGAGCAAAGAGCTGCTCGAGAGGCTCACGCAGGCGTCCACGTCGCGCGGGGATGACTCCACGCCGTTGGGGCCGCTGATACTGCGAAAGCGAAGGAGCAAGTCGCGGAACAAGGGTGCAGCGCCGTTGGCTCCGCTCGCCACTCAGCCGATCAGCCCGTCCGAGGCCACGGAGACTACACAGATGCTCGAATGCACCGACGACAGGGAACCGAGCGCCGCGGACAGGTCCGACAGGAAGAGGCCTCCGCCCAGGCCCAGAGAGTACTTGTGA